CAGCATTTCACTTGCTATGACAATACTATTCTGTCCGCTTGTTTTCAGAATGCCGGCAAGTTGAGTCAGGTTTTTATCCTGACGATGACTTGACAGTTTTAAAAGCATGGATAAGTTGACACCTGTTAATACCTCTACCCTGTCATCTTCCAGAAATGAAAGACCGATATTAGATGGTGTCCCGCCGAACATATCTGTAAGTATAAGCACCCCCATTCCTGTATCAAGGTCTCTGATGGCAAGAGATGTAGATTTTCTTATATCCTCTAAGTTATCACCATGCCTGATAGCAATACATTTTATATCTTCAATCTTGCCTATGATTGTTTCAGCAGTGGCTACAAGTGTACTTGCTAAGTTGCCG
The Deltaproteobacteria bacterium DNA segment above includes these coding regions:
- a CDS encoding PTS sugar transporter → MVGVIIMSHGNLASTLVATAETIIGKIEDIKCIAIRHGDNLEDIRKSTSLAIRDLDTGMGVLILTDMFGGTPSNIGLSFLEDDRVEVLTGVNLSMLLKLSSHRQDKNLTQLAGILKTSGQNSIVIASEMLKGRQGGG